One genomic region from Thermoleptolyngbya sichuanensis A183 encodes:
- a CDS encoding MFS transporter codes for MNLAKLFASKRFRQLLVLLAAGGLTTMTGSVVTPVFPEIVRDLQLDRSWAGMLTSTHALTTALFTPVFGILADRVGKRTVMLPALLCYALFGVATIFMTTLPTLLLMRGLIGAASGAVAAATIGLLGTMYEGDERSRILGFATSAMTTAAIIFPLLGGWVGRNQWQHAFYLYLLGIPLMAIAALVFREEPRNTSGAGLSDTGGLLPVVRQPSVLMIYFFLAAAALVMQATVAYAPIYLKETIGADPALNGVVLGLRAAGAAVSSAVLASRLARRLNNRRGAIALGFCLMGLTIATIPSLTQIFVILPVAALFGAGFGIITPNLYDLLADQAPAELRASVLAIGTGFNSLGLFSAPLLLGPIWKNVGLPSVFYLAAAIALLVSLLSLRRERKLGTRG; via the coding sequence ATGAACCTTGCCAAGCTCTTTGCGTCCAAGCGATTTCGTCAACTGCTGGTGCTCCTGGCGGCGGGCGGATTGACCACCATGACGGGTAGCGTCGTTACGCCTGTATTTCCAGAAATTGTGCGAGATTTGCAGCTCGATCGCTCCTGGGCAGGCATGTTGACCAGTACTCACGCCCTGACGACGGCGCTGTTTACGCCCGTGTTTGGCATTTTGGCTGATCGGGTGGGCAAGCGGACGGTGATGCTGCCTGCGCTGCTGTGCTATGCGCTGTTTGGGGTGGCGACGATTTTCATGACGACGCTGCCGACGCTGCTGCTAATGCGGGGGCTGATCGGCGCGGCCAGCGGGGCGGTGGCGGCGGCTACGATTGGGCTGCTGGGCACGATGTATGAAGGCGACGAGCGATCGCGCATTTTGGGCTTTGCCACCAGCGCCATGACCACGGCGGCGATTATCTTTCCGCTGCTGGGCGGCTGGGTCGGGCGAAACCAGTGGCAGCACGCTTTTTATCTCTACCTGCTGGGGATTCCGCTGATGGCGATCGCCGCGCTGGTGTTTCGGGAGGAACCTCGCAATACAAGCGGTGCGGGCTTGTCTGATACGGGTGGGCTGTTGCCCGTGGTGCGCCAGCCGTCGGTGCTGATGATTTACTTTTTTTTGGCGGCGGCGGCATTGGTGATGCAAGCCACCGTGGCCTATGCGCCGATTTACCTGAAAGAAACCATCGGCGCAGACCCGGCGCTCAACGGCGTGGTGCTGGGTCTGCGGGCGGCGGGGGCGGCGGTGAGTTCGGCGGTGCTGGCCAGTCGGCTGGCGCGACGGTTGAACAATCGACGGGGGGCGATCGCCCTTGGCTTTTGTCTGATGGGGCTGACCATTGCCACAATTCCGTCGCTCACGCAGATTTTTGTCATCCTTCCCGTTGCGGCCCTGTTTGGCGCGGGTTTCGGCATCATTACGCCAAATCTCTACGATTTACTCGCCGATCAGGCTCCGGCAGAGCTACGGGCCAGCGTCCTGGCCATTGGTACGGGGTTCAACTCGCTGGGCCTGTTTTCAGCCCCCCTGCTGCTGGGCCCCATTTGGAAAAACGTTGGACTCCCGTCTGTGTTTTACCTGGCGGCGGCGATCGCCCTGCTGGTCAGCCTTCTAAGCCTCCGCCGAGAGCGCAAATTGGGAACTAGGGGCTAA